The Campylobacter concisus sequence CGTACTTGAATTTACAAAACGCCAGAAAAAGGGGCTTATAACCTCGCTAAGAGATTTTTACCTAAGTAAAATTTTGCCAAGTATCGGTGGCTTTATCTCAAAAAACAAAGAGGCATATGAGTATCTGCCAAGCTCGATCGAAAATTTCTTGGACGCAAAGAGTTTTTGCGACGAGCTAGTTGAAGCTGGCTTTGAGATAGAGCTTTGCAAGGGCTTTAGCATGGGTATTTCGACACTATTTATCGCTAAAAAGGTCAAAAATGACATACGACGATTTTAAGAGTAGTTTGAATAATAGAATTTTTGGTTGCGATTTAATTTGTAAAAATTTATAAATTTTTTAAAAAATCTATATAAATATATTGAGCTTCTTAGGATAGTAAATGTAAAGATATAATTGGTTTAAAATTTAATTTTGAGCTGTAAGATTAAGTTTGGTATTGCAATATAAAATATATTTTTTAAAGGAAGGATTGAATATGTCTTGTTATACAGAAGGTGAAATCGCTATTAAAGCTCTTGATGCTATCAAAAAAAGACCAGGTATTAAGACTAGTGAGCTTATTGATGAACTTAGAAGGATAATGAAACCAAGCGGAGAAGATTTAAAAATACTAGATGGAAGAAATGATGATAAATTTTCACAAAAGGTTAGAAATTTAAAAAGCCATAATAGTATACAAGATAAAGTAATTACCATTGGAGATAAAGATAGACAGTGGTATTTAAAAGATGATTATGCTAAATATGTTAAATAAATTTTTTTATGGAAATTGCCTCGATGTTTTGCAAAGTATTCCAACTAACAGTATAGATTTAATCTTTGCTGATCCACCATATTGGATGAGAGTAGATGGAGTATTAAAACGTCCAGAAGGCAAAGAATTTGATGGTTGTAATGACGAATGGGATAACACTTTTTTAAATAGTGATGATTATATTGATTTTACTCGTAAATGGCTTAATGAGTGTAAGCGTGTATTAAAACAAAATGGATCTATTTGGGTTATTGGAGGAATGCAATGCATATATACTATCGGCGGGATTATGCAAGAGCTAGGGTTTTGGTTTATCAATGATGTTATTTGGCAAAAAAGTAATCCAACCCCAAATTTTATGGGAACAAGATTGAATAATTCGCATGAGACTCTTATTTGGGCAACAAAAAGTAAGAAATCAAAATTTACTTTTAACTATAAAACAGCAAAAGAATTAAATACGGAAAATATTGATATAAATTTATTTGAAAAAGGCGAGAGAAGGCAATTAGGCTCAGTTTGGAGATTTTCTGTGTGTAATGGAAATGAGCGGTTAAAGGACGAAAATGGCAATAAGCTGCATTCTACACAAAAACCGGAAAGTCTGCTTTATAGGATTATTGCTATTAGTTCAAAAATCGGAGATATAGTGCTTGATCCTTTTGGTGGAACAATGACAACTGCAGCTATGGCAAAAAAGCTTGGAAGAAATTATATTTCTATAGAACAAAATGATAAATATATAAAATTTGGCAAAAAAAGGGTTAATGATATTGTATTTGAAGATAGTGATATAACTCATGCAAAATTTGATAAAAAACCATTAAAGGTAACTTTAGATCAGATGATTGACGCAAATTTTTTAAATTTGGGTGAGAGATTCTATTTAAAAAATAGTGATGAATTCGCTATTTTAAAGCGTGGTTCTAGACTCGAATATAATAATATACTTTATGATATACATTCACTTGCAGCAAAATTAAAATCCGCAAAGTCCGAACGATTAAATGGATTTAAATTTTGGCATGTCATAAGAGATAACAAAAAAATTCTTTTAGATGATATAAGATCACATTTTAGAGAAATCAATGCTTAGTGTTTCTGAGCTAAACGAAAAAGCAAAGGCACTGCTTGAAGCCACACTTGACTACGTCGAGGTAAGCGGAGAAATTTCGCGCCTTACTAAGCACGCTTCTGGACACTGGTACTTCACGCTAAAGGATGAGAAGTCAAGCATCTCAGCTGTGATGTACCGCATGAATAATCAAAAGGTGAAATTCTTACCAAAAGATGGACTAAAAGTAAAAATTTATGGCAAAGTGACCATTTATTCGCCAAGCGGGTCGTATCAGCTAGTGGCTAGTGCGATGCTGCCTGATGGCGAGGGTGAGCTTGAGCTTGCGTTTAGGCAGCTTAAAGAAAAGCTCGAAAACGAGGGGCTTTTTGATATATCAGCAAAAAAAGAGATACCAAATTTACCTAAAAAAATAGCCCTTGTCACAAGCGCCACTTCAGCCGCACTTCAGGATATGCTAAAGGTGGTAAAGAGCCGCTGGAGGCTAAGTGAAATTTATATATTTGACGCGCTAACACAGGGCGAAAGTGCTCCAAGCTCGCTTATAAAAGCCTTGCGCAGAGCCGATAAATACGGCGTCGATGTGATCGTTTTAGCTAGAGGAGGTGGCAGCAAAGAGGATCTTTGGTGCTTTAACGACGAGGGCTTAGCGCGTGAAATTTACGCTACAAAAACGCCAGTCATAAGCGCTATCGGACATGAGATCGACTACGTTATAAGCGACTTTGTAGCAGACCGCAGGTCGCTTACGCCAAGTGCAGCTATGCTTGATCTTTTGCCTGATGAAGAGGCGTTTTTTCAGTATCTTGATAGGCTCAGCGACGATCTTGATAGCGCTTTAAGCTTAAAGATCACCAAAAAGCAAAATTTGCTAAATGTCCTTCTTTCTAAATTTTCGTCAAACGCTCTAAAGGCTAGGATTGAGCTAAAATTTAGCGAGGTGACAAACAAGCAAAACGCCCTAGCAAACGCCGTACAAAGAAAAATTTTAGTCCTTGGCTCGGCACTTAGCTCGCTAAAGAAGGCTTATGAGATGAGAGAGCTATTTTTTGAGAGCACAAAAGGGCTTATCGAGGTTAGAAAAGATGGTAAGAGAGTTGATCTTGGAGATTTAAAATTAGACGATGAGATCGAGCTTATCTCGCAAAATACACATAAAAAAGCAATTATCAAGGAGTAAAAATGAGTAGAAAAATTAACTTTAGTGCAGGCCCAAGCGCGATACCGCTAAGCGTTTTAGAGCACGCAAAGGCCGAATTTACAGACTATAGAGACGAGGGCTACTCGATCATGGAGATCAGCCACAGAAGCAAGACCTTTGAGGAGATCCACTTTGGCGCGATGGAGAAGATAAGAAAGCTTTACGGCATCGGCGATAAGTATGAAATTTTATTTTTGCAAGGCGGCGCACATTTGCAATTTAGCATGATACCGATGAATTTGTATCAAGGCGGCAAGGCCCAGTACGCAAACACCGGCGTTTGGACAAATAAGGCGATCAAAGAGGCTAAAGTGCTTGGCGTAAATGTAGACGTCGTCGCAAGCAGTGAAGATGAAAATTTCTCTTACATACCTGAGTTTAAATTTAGCGATGACGCCGACTACGCCTACATCTGCTCAAATAACACGATTTATGGCACGCAGTATAAGACTATGCCAAAGACCAAATCGCCCCTTGTTGTCGATGCTTCGAGCGATTTTTTCGCTAGACCGCTTGATTTTAGCAGTATCGGCTTGCTTTATGGCGGTGCTCAGAAAAATGCAGGTCCAAGCGGCGTGACTATCGTCATTTTAAGAAAAGACCTAGTTGATCGCGTGAGCAGCCAAAACGTCCCTATGTTTTTGCGCTACAAAACGCACGTAGAGGCAAACTCACTTTACAACACACCGCCAACTTTTGGAATTTATCTTTTAAATTTAACCATGCAGTACCTACTAGATCTTGGCGGGCTTGCCGAGGTTGAGAAGATAAATGCCAAAAAAGCAAGCACACTTTATAGCATCATAGACAGCTCAAATGGCTTTTACGTGGGACATGCAAAAAAATCAAGTAGGTCAGATATGAACGTGAGCTTTACGATACCAAAAGATCATGCGCTTGAGCCAGTTTTCGTCGAAGAAGCGCTAAAAGATGGCATGCTAGGGCTAAAAGGTCACAGACATCTTGGCGGCATAAGAGCCTCTATCTATAACGCCGTAAGCCAAAGCGACGTTGAGAAACTTGGCGAGTTTATGAGAGAATTTGCAAGAAAACATAGCTGATGAATAAAACAAAGAAAGCTTATGATGAAATTCCTTATTTCTCGGCTGCATTTAGCGACTGCTCGCCAGTTAGGATAGAAGCGGTTGCTAAATTTCTGGGGCTTAAGGTAGCTGGCTTAAAAGAGGCTAGGGTGCTTGAGCTTGGCTCGTCATATGGCGGTAATATCTTGCCATTTGCCATTTCACATAAAAATGCAAAAGTCGTTGGTATCGATATCTCAAGTCATCAAGTGGCTGAAGGTAACAAGGTAGCAAAGCAGATAGGTTTAGAAAATTTTACTCTGCTTGAGCGAAATTTTTTGCACATGAACGAAAGCGATATAAAAGAGCTTGGGAAATTTGACTATATTATCGCTCATGGCGTTTATAGCTGGGTGAGCCCAAATGTAAGAGATGCGCTGCTTGCCACGATTAAGGCACTACTTAGCAAGGATGGTATCGCTTATGTTTCGTATAATACCTATCCTGGCTGGAAGAGTCTTGATATTTTAAGAGATTTTATGCTTTTTGTTAGCTCAGGCAATGACAGCAAAGAAGCACTTGCTTATGTGAAAGATGAGTTAAATTTCTTGCAGGATTATTTGAAATTTAGCCTGCAAAGCCAAAGCGATGTCGTATACAAAGATAGTATGAAGCTTCTTTTAACACAGCTAAATTTCTTACAAAGCATCATCGCAAAGGGCAATGATTATTATATATTGCATGATTTTTTGGAGGCTAGCAATGAGCCAACTTACTTTCATAAATTTGCCAAGCATATCGACAAACACGGGCTTTGCTACGTCATAGACGCTTCGCTAAATGATATCTTTGCAAGCTCAACTGGAATTTACCGCTTTGACGCACATATCGAGCAAAATTACAACTCTCGCATCAAAAAAGAGCAACTAAACGATTTTTTATTTAATAGATCATTTAGAAAAAGCCTCATCGCTCACAAGGAGAGGCTTGGCGGTGCTGAGGACTTTGACGCGGTGCTTGGAGAGAGCGAGCTTGATAGGATTTATTTTGCATATTTTAGCGAGCAGCCAAGGACAAAAACACAAGAAATTTTAAGCAAAGCCTATCCGCAAAGCCTAAATTTAAGTAAAGTAAAGGCCGCACTTGGTGAGAGCGAAGGCGAAGCATTTATGGGGCTACTTGAAATTTTAAATGATCAAAACACCAAAATTTCATCTTCAAAGCTTGCTGCACTTGCTTATGAGCCTAAAAAAACTAGGCTAAAGCCTAGAGCTGCGGCCTATCTTGGGTATTTTCTGGAGGCTAGCTCGCCAGTCATATCTTTGGCAAATGAGCTAAATGGCAAGTTAAATTTAAACCATGAAGAGATCAAGGCAGCTTTAAAATTTGATGGCAAAGCTAGTTTAAAAGATATCGCAAAGAGCGTAAATTTAAGTAAAGACGAGCTAGATAAGCTTGCTTTTAAATTAAGCGAAGCCTATTTTTTTGAAGAAATTTAAAAAAAGAGCGTGGCAAATTTAGCCATGCTCTTACTCAAAAAACATATCTTTTAATATCAAACATATCATCGCTATGTAAAAGACCAAAAACCATTTTTTAAGTGTTTTTTTGTCGGTATTTTGCGTCTTTTTAGTGCCAAAGTATGCGCCTATTAGCGAGCCAAGACCTAAAAATGCGCCCTCAGCGTATGAGATATGGCCATTTAGCGAGAGCGAGATGAAACCCGCGATAGCTGCAAACATAACGAAAAATACACCCATAGAAACGGCTTTTTTTAGCTCGTAGCGTAAAAAGCCTACCAAGATCGGCGCGATAAAGACGCCTCCGCCGATGCCGATGCTAATGGCAAAAATGCCAACAAAAACGCCAACTAAAAATAGCAAAAAGAGCGAATTATTCGCATTTGTGCCGTCACTATTTGGTGTGAAGTATAGCTTTATGAGCGAAAAGATAAAGGTTGATAGAAGCATAGACTCAAGTAAGAGTGCCGGTGCGTGCGATACGATAATGCCACTAAAACTTGCCCCCACCAGACCTCCAAGACCTAAAAATACACCGCGGTTTAGTTTTAAAAGCCCGGCTTTATAGTTTAGGTATGAGCCAAATGTCGCACTAAATATCATCTGCATGACGCTTATGCCAATAGCAGTTTTTATGTCATATCCAAAGGCGACCATTATAGGAACAACGACTGTGCCGCCCCCGATGCCAAAAAAGCCAGCGATGTATCCAACGCCGATACCAATTATAAAAAGTTCAACAAAAAGCATAAATTTCCTTTTACGAGTGCCAAATTTTAGCCAAGCGGTGTTAAAAAAATAGTAAAAAGGTGAAATTTGGGCATAAATTTAGAAATTTGATAAAAATTTTAAAAACTAAAAGCGAACTTTTTTTATAATCATCAAAAATTTAAAGGAAAAAAATGCTCTTAGAACAACCACTGTTTTATTATGAAGTGATTAGAGAAAAATTTAAAAATAGCTACCTAGCCGAGGATAAGACGCAAACGATTATAGGCATTGATTGTGAATACATCGATGAAAAGGATATGGATTTTTATGGGCTTAGAAGTTATTTTGATACAAATCGTAATAAATCTTTAGCTCCGTTTGCAGGTCTTTTTGGTGTTTTTGCTTATGATGGCGTGAGATATTTTGAATATATCGGAGAAGAGAAAGCTAAAAGGTATGAATTTCCAAAATTTATCTATGCCGATGCAAAGGCCTATCTACACTTTGACAAGATGAGTAAAATTTATACATTCTATGGAGATAAGAATAAATATTATGACTTTTTGCTTGATGTGAAAGTTGAATGCAAAAATAAAGAGCAGAGTAAATTTAGTATAAAAACTGATCTTAATAAAGAAAAGAAACACTTTGAGGATATGGTTGAGTTAGCAAAAGAGTATATAAGAAGCGGCGATGTCTTTCAGGTGGTGCTTGGTGAATTGCTTGAAATTTCAACGAATATGAGCAGTTTGGAATTTTATAAAAAGCTCTCACTTACAAATCCAAGCCCATATATGTTTCATTTTCCTACACCTTATGGCGATGTGGTTGGCTCTTCGCCAGAGCTTGTTTTTGAGATGAAAAGTGAGCAAATTTTTGTGGCACCAATTGCGGGCACAAGGCCTAGAGGAAGTGATGCAAATGCTGATGCGGCACTTGAAAATGAGCTTTTAAGTGACGAAAAGGAGCTGGCTGAACATAAAATGCTAATCGATCTTGCCAGAAATGACATCGGCAGGGTTTCGGAACCAAAAAGTGTAGCTGTAAAAAATGCGATGCATATCCAAAAATATGAAAAAGTAATTCATATCGTAAGCGATGTCTATGGCAAGTGCGCCAAAGGGCTTGATCTTTTTGACGTCTTAGCTAGTATTTTCCCAGCTGGCACACTAAGTGGAGCCCCAAAAATAAGAGCTATGCAGATAATCAATGAGCTTGAAATTTCTGAGCGAAATATCTATGGCGGTGGCATTGGATTTTTACATTTTAATGGCGATGCTCAAGTTGCTATTCTTATTCGCTCAGCCATCTTTGTGCCAGGTGAAAATGAATTTAGTGATGTATTTGTTGGGGCTGGAGCTGGTATAGTTTATGACTCAAAGAGCGAAAGAGAATACGCCGAAATTTGCCATAAACGAGCAAGCGTGCTAAATGTATTTAAAAATAACGCAAAAGAGTTTTAGGCGTTAAACTTAATAAATTCATAAGAGCTTTTAGCGTAGCTAGTGCCCATAGAATCGATTTGCTCTCTTACGGTAGCTGAAAGCTCTGCTTTTGTGATATTTTTAGCTAGCACTTTTACAAAAGGAAATTCACTTCTTTCTTGTGCGCCAAATATCAGCACTCTTGTATCAACCTTTTGGCTTTGTCTTATCTTATCAACAACTCTTGTTAGCTCTTCGTAGTTGAAGCCTTTTACGCTTTCATCTATAAGAACGATACCGTAAGTTTTGGTTTTTATCTTTGTTAATAGCTCATCAAAGCTATTTGTGGTTTCAAGTGTGTTGTAAAATTCTCCTAAAGCTGAGCTAAATATTTTATTTTCCATTGGCGATTTCTTAAATAAAATAATATTTTCGCTTTTTACTAGATAGCTTTCGTTTATTGCAATCTCGCCAAAATTTGGCAAAAATTTTCTAAAAATTTGAGCCAGTTCGTCGCTATTTATTGGCGTTTTTATATAAGCATTGAAGTATTCTTTGACACTCTCTCCATCTATATTTGAAGTATTTGAAAGCATTAGTATAATTGGAATTTTCGCATTTTGTATGGCTGCTTTTATAAGATCAATATTTTTTTGAAGGCTATTTTTTTCAGCTTCGAAAAATTTCGAGCCAACAAATATAAGGTCAAAATCGCCTTGCTTTATGGCTTGTTTTAAATCTTTTTTATTACAAACTCCCACAACTTCGCAGTTAAATTTACTAAAACCACTTGCTGTTATATCTATGTAAATTTCATTAGTATCGCAGATTAAAATTTTTGGTTTATCGTTTAAATTTTTATTCATAATATCAGCTTCGCCTAAGCAAAGTAGCCTTGTGATGCTTAATGGAGTTAGCGGATCTTTTAAAATGAGCGGATTTTTAATATCTTGACCTTGCTTATTGGTGTTTCTTAAAAATATAGCATCATAATTTTTTGTAATAGATGGACTAGTGCTTGTTAACATATCCACTTTGAGCCCAAGGTCTTTTGTGGTCTGCTCAAAAGCTTCGTTGTAAGCTACATTTGCGTCTTGTAAGAATGCTAGTTTATGATCGCATTTTATATCAAAGTCTTTATAGTTTGATGTTGTTTTAAAGATGACTACAAATTTAAACTCATTGCCAATACTTGGAAACGAGTTAATCTCCAGCTTACTTTCTAAATTTTTTAAATAAATTTGAGCGATTTTTAGATAAAACTCGCTCTCATCATTATTTAAGCTATTCTCATCATCTGAAAATATATCTGAAATTTGCTTTTCGCTCATGGCAGCTGAGCTATTTTTTATGCTAAAGCTTACAGAACAAAGTCCGCTTCTATCAAACTCTTTTTGAACTTTTTTGATAGTGATGATAATATTTTGATGTCTTAAAGACATTGATAAAGACGCCAAAAAGATAGAGTTAAATGCGGTTTTTAATGAATTTAGATTTCCTTCTAGTTCATTTGTAAGGCTTGGATCAAGGTAGCTTATAAAATTTATCTTTTTGCTTTGCGAATAGACGATATTTGCTTTCAAAATTTCTTCAAAGCTTTTTTGAGGATCAAATATCTCGGTTTTATTGCATTCGCTATATTTTTTAACATTTGAGATATTTTTAGCATTGTTATAAAGCGAAGTCATGATATTTGCATTTTTTTCTATTGTGTCTATAAATACTTGCTTTTTGCTATTATTCGTTTCTATTTTTAAAGCCGCAGTCGATGTAAAAATTTCCTTATTGATAGACTCTAGCTTCTTGCTCACGGATAAAATATATCTATCTTTTATCTGAAAAAAGCTGCTATCTTTTATATAGGTTTCTTTTAGATCTTCAAAAGCTTTTATGAGCTTTGATATCGCATTATCTGCACTTGTCTCTTTTGATGATAGGATATAACTCGATATGTATTTTGACTTATCGATAAGCACTTTTAAAAATTTCAATCTAGCAGAAATACCAAGCAAAGACAAAATGAGCAAGCCACAAAGCAAAAACTCAAAAAAGGTCTTTATGCCAAAGCTTATTTTCTCGCTCTTAGTAAGTTCTAACAGCTCATTTTTTATGTTTATGGCACTATTTAATAAAAGTATAAATTTATCATCTTCATACTGTTTTATTAAGATTATATCTTCGATATTTAGCTTCTCAGAAAATGCGATCTTGGCTTTAACTTCTCTTATCTTTTTAGCTTGATAGTTGGCTTCAAACTGGTTAAAGTCTTTATAAATATTCTCTTTTAGCTCACTTTTTGGAAGCATATCAAGATTTGGCGTGTTGTCCTTTACGGAATATATATTTTCCCTCACATTATTGTTTATCGAAAATAAAGGGCCATTTATAAAGATATTTTTTACGTAGTATTTGGTGTTGTTTGCTAAAGAGAGTTGATTGTAAATTTTACTTAAAGTTGCGGCATAAGCTTTTATTATAAGCGGAAAGTCTCGGTCTAAGTCTTGTTTAAAATCGCTATCTATTTCTCCATTTATATTTTGGAAAAATTCGTAAAATAGTTCATCAAATTTATCATTTTGGTTTAGATTTGCTAGCAATTCTTTTAATTTATTTATATTTCGTATCTCGATGCGATCGTCTTTTCTTATAGATTTTATAAATTTTTGTGTATTTTTTAAGGTGCTATCTCGCAGCTTTTTTATATCTTCCTGGCTTTTGCCTATTAGCGTATCGTGCTCTTGTATTACAGATTTTATAGTCTGAAATACTAAGGATTGTTTATATAGTTTTTCATTTAGATCTTTTAGATCTGTAAATTTTTTATAGCTTTCATTTCCGCTATATGCACAAAAGATCGCTGAAATTATTATTGGCGCTAGCAATATATAAAATTTATTATTTTTCATTGATACTCTTTTTGCTATATTTTTTGACGATATTTTCTATCTCAATTAGTCTTTTGGTAAAAAGAGACATCTCTTTCATTTTTCCATTTTGATTGTTATCTAAAAAAGCGTTAAGCTCATTTGCAAGGGTATTAAGCTTTAAATTTAATGCAGCTTCTCTTATCTCATCTACGTATTTTTTGAGCATTATCTCATCTTTTGCGATTATGGCTGATTGGATCTGGATAAGAATTTCTCTTGCGTTACGTAAAAATATATTTAAATAGGATGCAAAATCTTTTTTACTTAAATTTAGTATTTTAAGCGATGTTTCAAACCAGGAATCATCGATAAGTGATTGTGTCTGTGTATCAAAAAGATACCATGCGTTTAGTTTGAAAACAGGCAGTCTTAATGTAGGTTTTACTTTTACTGCTGCTATTAGATTTTGGTTATTTATTATGTCTTGCTTCTCTAAAAGCACGATAAAAAATTTTTCACCATTTTTTAAAATGGCATTTTGCAATCTCGCTTCTAGTAAGATCGCGCCACCATCTTTTCTTTTTAAATTTACTCTAGCGCTATCATCTTTCGTATTTTGTAAAAATTCCAAGAAGCTGTAGTTTGTACTTTCTTGGCTTGTTATGACTAGCTCACTTATATCTTTGTATTGCAACAAAAAATCATCTAAACTATCAAAACCCAATAGCTCAAGTGAATCTTGCGTTATCGCAGATATTTTTAAATTTTCATCATATATTATCACTTCAAATTTCCTTCTTTGAGCACTGCAAGCTTTTCTGCTACGCTTTTGTTTGTTATTTTTGCCACTTCGTCTAAATTCGCTTCGCTGATTTTATCAAAACTTCCGTAAAAGCTGATTAATTTCGCGATACTTCCTTCAGATACGCCAGCTTGCTTTAGAATTGATCTTTGCATATCATTTTTCTGCCTTGTTTTTCTGTGAAAGCTAATGACAAATCTATGGCTCTCATCACGCATTTTTTGGAAAAACTGAAGCTTTTTATCGCTCGTACTTAGGCTAAAGCTACCATTTTTTGTGTAAATTTTATCCTTTGCCTCGCCTTTTGCGCGGTGAGCTTTGGCATCGGTCTTCTCTTTTGAAATGGCTATCACATCGACATTTGCGCCACTGCTTGCTAAAATTTCACAGGCTAAGTTTAAAAGCACTTCGCCTCCGTCAATAACCCAAAGATCAGGCGGACTAAGCTTGTCAAATCTAAGGGCTCTAGCTGTTAGGCTCTCTTTCATCTGATCGTAGTCGTTTTTGGAATTTAGATGCATTTGGCGGTAGTTTTGCTTCGCCCATTCGCCATGCTCATAGCGCACCATCGCCCCGACGCTCGCCTCGCCAAAAAGGTGTGAGTTGTCGTAGGCTTCGACCACGTAAGGCGTGTGAGCTAGATTAAAATACTCCTTTATCTCGTTTAATAGCTCATTATCGTGCGTTTTTAGGTATTTTTCGATGCTAACTTCAGCGTTTTTTGTAGCTATCTCGCAAATTTTACGCTTATCGCCTATTTTTGGGCAAGTGATGCTAAATTTACGCCCAAATCTCTCGTTTAAAATTTCCTCCACCAGCTCGCTATCTTCAAAGCTTTCATTGACATAAATTTTGGTGCTAATTATCGGCTGTCCAGCTATGAAGCTTTTTAAAATGGCCTGCTTATAAGCTTCGTTTATCTCGTCTTTTTGGGCGTTTTTGGCCTGCGTGATGTCAGTTTTTACGCCAGTTATCTTGCCACTTTGCACGCTAAATCTTACCGCACAGATCATATCGTGCACGCAAGCGACCGAGTAGGCCTCAAAGTCCTCAAGTTTAGCAAGATCAACTTCAACCTTTGTTTGCATATTTTTAAGTGTTTGTATCTTATCTCTAGTCGCGGCTGCTTGCTCGTAGTCTTCGGCCTTGGCGTAGTTTAGCATGAGCTCTTCAAGGCGAGTGATGAGCAAATTTGGATTTTGTAAGGCTGCAATAGCATCGTTTACGATCTTAGCGTAGCTCTCTTTTGAAATTTTGCCTTCACACGGGGCATAACAGCGTTTTAGCTGATAAAAAAGGCAGGCTTTTTTACCTTTAATGCAGGTCTTTTTCTGAACGAGGTTGAAATTTAGATAAAGTGCCTCAAGTAGCTCGCTAGCTCCACTAAAATATGGCCCAAAGTAGCGTATATTTGAGCCTTTTACTACTTTTCTAGTGATCTCAAATCTTGGAAAATCATCATTTAAATTTATAAAGATATAAGGATAGGTCTTGTCGTCGCGAAGCAAGATGTTGTACTTTGGTTTTAGTTGCTTGATGAAAGAATTTTCAAGTATTAGAGCGTCTGCTTCGCTTGGCGTGACGATGTATTCAAGATGCACAGCTTCGCTTATCATCTTAGAAATTCTTGGGCTTAGTTTTTCAGCCGGAGCTAGGCTTGGGGTAAATTTAAAGTAGCTTTTGACCCTGTTTTTTAAAATTTTGGCCTTGCCAACGTATAAGAGCCTATTTTGCGCGTCAAAATACTGATATA is a genomic window containing:
- a CDS encoding response regulator gives rise to the protein MKNNKFYILLAPIIISAIFCAYSGNESYKKFTDLKDLNEKLYKQSLVFQTIKSVIQEHDTLIGKSQEDIKKLRDSTLKNTQKFIKSIRKDDRIEIRNINKLKELLANLNQNDKFDELFYEFFQNINGEIDSDFKQDLDRDFPLIIKAYAATLSKIYNQLSLANNTKYYVKNIFINGPLFSINNNVRENIYSVKDNTPNLDMLPKSELKENIYKDFNQFEANYQAKKIREVKAKIAFSEKLNIEDIILIKQYEDDKFILLLNSAINIKNELLELTKSEKISFGIKTFFEFLLCGLLILSLLGISARLKFLKVLIDKSKYISSYILSSKETSADNAISKLIKAFEDLKETYIKDSSFFQIKDRYILSVSKKLESINKEIFTSTAALKIETNNSKKQVFIDTIEKNANIMTSLYNNAKNISNVKKYSECNKTEIFDPQKSFEEILKANIVYSQSKKINFISYLDPSLTNELEGNLNSLKTAFNSIFLASLSMSLRHQNIIITIKKVQKEFDRSGLCSVSFSIKNSSAAMSEKQISDIFSDDENSLNNDESEFYLKIAQIYLKNLESKLEINSFPSIGNEFKFVVIFKTTSNYKDFDIKCDHKLAFLQDANVAYNEAFEQTTKDLGLKVDMLTSTSPSITKNYDAIFLRNTNKQGQDIKNPLILKDPLTPLSITRLLCLGEADIMNKNLNDKPKILICDTNEIYIDITASGFSKFNCEVVGVCNKKDLKQAIKQGDFDLIFVGSKFFEAEKNSLQKNIDLIKAAIQNAKIPIILMLSNTSNIDGESVKEYFNAYIKTPINSDELAQIFRKFLPNFGEIAINESYLVKSENIILFKKSPMENKIFSSALGEFYNTLETTNSFDELLTKIKTKTYGIVLIDESVKGFNYEELTRVVDKIRQSQKVDTRVLIFGAQERSEFPFVKVLAKNITKAELSATVREQIDSMGTSYAKSSYEFIKFNA
- the uvrC gene encoding excinuclease ABC subunit UvrC, with protein sequence MLIDEIRTLPNEPGVYQYFDAQNRLLYVGKAKILKNRVKSYFKFTPSLAPAEKLSPRISKMISEAVHLEYIVTPSEADALILENSFIKQLKPKYNILLRDDKTYPYIFINLNDDFPRFEITRKVVKGSNIRYFGPYFSGASELLEALYLNFNLVQKKTCIKGKKACLFYQLKRCYAPCEGKISKESYAKIVNDAIAALQNPNLLITRLEELMLNYAKAEDYEQAAATRDKIQTLKNMQTKVEVDLAKLEDFEAYSVACVHDMICAVRFSVQSGKITGVKTDITQAKNAQKDEINEAYKQAILKSFIAGQPIISTKIYVNESFEDSELVEEILNERFGRKFSITCPKIGDKRKICEIATKNAEVSIEKYLKTHDNELLNEIKEYFNLAHTPYVVEAYDNSHLFGEASVGAMVRYEHGEWAKQNYRQMHLNSKNDYDQMKESLTARALRFDKLSPPDLWVIDGGEVLLNLACEILASSGANVDVIAISKEKTDAKAHRAKGEAKDKIYTKNGSFSLSTSDKKLQFFQKMRDESHRFVISFHRKTRQKNDMQRSILKQAGVSEGSIAKLISFYGSFDKISEANLDEVAKITNKSVAEKLAVLKEGNLK